In Roseibium algicola, the DNA window TGCATGTAGCGGGCGAGAACCACCAGATCGGCTCCGGTTTCCTTGACCAGCTTCAGCAGTTTCTCTTCCTGCTCGGCCTTGTTTTCCTTGTTCACCGGCCAATGGTGGTACGGAATGCCTTCGTGCTCGGCCGTGCGCTGGCTGTCGGTGTGGTTGGAAACGATCGCAACCACTTCGGCATCCATCCAGCCGACGCGGATCTGGTAGAGAAGGTGCAACATGGCATGGTCGAATTTGGACACCATGACGATGACCTTCGGCCGTTTGGCCGTGTCGACCAGTTTGGCCTTCATGTCGAAACGGCTGATGACCGGGTCAAGCGCCCTCTGAACGCTTTCCAGGGTCACGCCTTCCGGAGCCAGAATGGCAATACGCAGGAAGAACTGGTTGGTTACCCGGTCCCAGAACTGGTCACTTTCGGCAATATTGGCGCCAAAATCTGCCAGTTCCGTCGTGACTGCCGCCACAATGCCAGGCTT includes these proteins:
- the purU gene encoding formyltetrahydrofolate deformylase, whose translation is MADSLYVLTLSCADKPGIVAAVTTELADFGANIAESDQFWDRVTNQFFLRIAILAPEGVTLESVQRALDPVISRFDMKAKLVDTAKRPKVIVMVSKFDHAMLHLLYQIRVGWMDAEVVAIVSNHTDSQRTAEHEGIPYHHWPVNKENKAEQEEKLLKLVKETGADLVVLARYMQVLSDSLSKRLFGKIINIHHSFLPSFKGAKPYHQAHARGVKMIGATAHYVTPDLDEGPIIEQDAERVSHALSADDFVARGRDIESRVLARAVKYHLENRVMIVGNKTIVFTP